In Nocardioides sp., the following proteins share a genomic window:
- a CDS encoding cob(I)yrinic acid a,c-diamide adenosyltransferase: MVNLTRIYTRTGDDGSTRLGDMSQTRKTDPRLAAYADVDEANASIGVALAVGSLEDDVAAILQRIQNELFDVGADLSTPVVAEPEFPPLRVEQDYIDRLEGWCDHYNEHLPKLRSFILNGGTVGAAHLHVSRTVVRRAERSAWAAVEEHGETVNPLAVKYLNRLSDLLFILARYANRAVGDVLWVPGGERSQR; this comes from the coding sequence ATGGTCAATCTGACGCGGATCTATACCCGCACTGGCGACGATGGCAGCACTCGGCTCGGCGACATGAGCCAGACCCGCAAGACCGATCCGCGGTTGGCTGCGTACGCCGACGTGGACGAGGCGAATGCGTCGATCGGAGTGGCTTTGGCGGTGGGCTCGTTGGAGGACGACGTCGCGGCGATCCTCCAGCGGATCCAGAACGAACTCTTCGACGTCGGTGCTGACCTGTCCACGCCGGTCGTGGCGGAACCCGAGTTCCCCCCGCTGCGCGTCGAGCAGGATTACATCGACCGGCTTGAGGGTTGGTGCGACCACTACAACGAGCATCTGCCGAAGTTGCGCTCGTTCATTCTCAACGGTGGCACCGTCGGCGCCGCGCACCTGCACGTGAGTCGTACGGTCGTACGCCGCGCGGAGCGCTCCGCGTGGGCAGCCGTCGAGGAGCACGGCGAGACCGTGAACCCGCTGGCGGTGAAGTATCTGAACCGGCTCTCCGACCTGCTGTTCATCCTGGCGCGGTATGCGAACCGGGCGGTCGGGGACGTCCTGTGGGTGCCCGGCGGGGAGCGCTCGCAGCGGTAG